The nucleotide sequence AATTTTACGGCCATGCTCGATACTCTGGTAGATAAACTCTTCTTTACTGTTATCACTGTCACCGACGAACTCAATGCCTTTACAGTTTTTGAGACTCTCAATGCCCGAGGGGTAAGACTCTCTGCTACAGATCTCCTGAAAAACTATCTATTTTCTTTGATTAGCACCCAAGAAACTCATGAAACAGAACTCAAAGCTCTTGAAGACTTTTGGGAACGCATTGTGGGCTTGCTCGGTAGTGAGAGTTTTCCTGAATTCCTAAGAGTCTTTTGGAACAGCCGCAATAAACTCGTCCGCAAATCAGATCTATTTAAAACCATTCGTCGTCGGCTTACCACCCGCGAACAGGCGTTTGAGCTCGTTCGGGATTTAGACCGTTTTGCCGCCATTTATGCTGCTCTACGCGATCCCCAAGATGCTAACTGGGAAATTGAAGAACGGGCAGCCCTCCAGCAATTACAGATGTTTAACGTGCGTCAACCCCTAGCAATGTTGATGGCTTGCTATCACAAATTTTTCGACGGCGATCGCCCTACATTTAGGCGAATAGTCAGAGCAATCTCTGTGATTTCTTTCCGCTACAATATCATTTGTAGCTTGCCGACTAACGAACAAGAGAGACTCTATAACGAAATTGCTTATAAAGTCTCTGACGAAACCTACCGAACCGATAAAGAGGTGCTGGCAGCCCTGAAGGAAGTCTACCCAGAAGATGGACCATTTAAAGCTGCTTTTGCCGACAAGCAATTACGTACTGGCAACAGTAGAAATAGAAAAATTGTGCGCTATATCCTCTTTGAAATCGAAAAACAGAAATACGAACATGCTTTTGATTTCGAGAGTGTAACCTATAACCTAGAGCATATCTTGCCAGAAAACCCTTCAGCAACTTGGGATTACATTGACGAAGTCAAACAAGATCGTCTAATTTACCGCTTAGGCAACATAACCCCTCTAGAAACCAACAAAAATCAGGATCTTGCAAACCAAGGATACGATGTGAAACGGCCGATTTACGAAAAAAGTAATTTTCAAATGACCCAGGCGATCGCCAAGCACTATGAAACTTGGGACGAACAAACAATTGAATCGCGCCAAAAAAAACTTGCCAACGTAGCAGCCGGTATTTGGCACATTGAGTTCCCCCCAATGCGCCATCAGCGCAGCACCTCCACACGGGTAGCCCGTTGCGATTGATTGGGGAACCGCTGAGCAATCATGGCATTGAGCCGCTCGATCCGGTCTTCAGTATGGGGGTGAGTGCTGACAAAGGCGGGGGGGGAGCTAGCTCCCAATAGTTTCGAGAGAAATTGAGGCATGGCATTGGGGTCGTACCCCGCCTGCGCCAGGATATCGAGCCCTTCAGCATCCGCTTCGTATTCTGCAGCTCGACTGCGGGGGCGACGAATGCCTAGTTCTACCCCCAGCGCTGCTAAGGCGCTATTGTCCACCCCTAGCGCCTGGGCTCCCGCCTGGGCGAGAGTGCTGCGCCGCATCTGCTCGACGACGTGGCGTTCGGTGATGTGAGCCATTTCGTGGGCCAAAACTGAGGCGATCTGGGCTTCGTTATCTGCTGCACGGAGAGTACCCGTAGTGATGTACACAAAACCGCCCGTGGTGGCGAAGGCATTAATGGAATTGTCTCTCACCACCTGAATGGTAAAGGGCAAATCGGGGCGATCGGTGTGGGGCACCAGTCGGCGGCCAATGCGGTTGACTCGGTTGACCAACTGCGGGTTGGTTTCGATCTGAAATTCGCCGCTGCGCACCAATTGGTTGTTAATATCGCGGCCTAGCTCGATTTCCTGACGCTCCGAAATATTCGAGAGTTGAATGGCTCGCAAGCCATTGAAGAGCAGCCGCCCGAAATCAATCGCGTTGGCGGGTGGAGCAGTGATTGTTGCGGCAGCAGCAATTGTGGCGACGGCAGTAGAAACCAAACGGCGGTAGATATGTCTGGTGTGAGTACGTTTGTTACTGACAGGCTGCTTGGATTGGTGGAAGAGAGAGGTGAGAAAACTTGGCATTGTCGCAAACAAGCTCGACTACTTTTAGGTTAATTAATTTTGCCCAGTTTGAAACGGGCGGTCGAGGCAAGCTGCGGTGCGCGCTGCCGCAATTGCGGTGGAGGTTTCTGCAAGATCGCGACCAGTGGTTTGTAGCGCCCACTGGCAATAGGGCTGAGATTGCTGCACTTCAGATATAGCCGGGGTTAAGCTATGTAACAGCTACGCCAAATGGATGGCAAGATAGCTCGGTCTGTCGAGCGCAAGCTGAATCTTGCCGGATGCAGAACTATCGGATACAGAAATTATGGCAAATCAACCGATAAGACGGGCGATCGCAATTGCAGCAGGATTGTGGGGGGCGTTCGCCCTTGCTTCAATGGACACAGCGGCGATCGCGCAAACCGAATTTCGGCTGCTGGGGGAACCGGTCCTGACGCTGCGCAATCCAGCAGGAGAAACTGCCACACGGGCAGAATTGGTGGAGCAGCGATTTAAAGCCATTGTGGAGAGCGGACCCATTGACGATTTAGAGGTGAGTACGCGAGGAAATGCCGAGGCGGCCCAACTGCTGTTGAATGGTGCAGTGTTGGTGGATGTGACCCTTGAGGATGCGGCGGCGAACGCCACGGGTAAGGCGATCGCTCTGGCCGAAGTCTGGGCGGAGCGGCTGCAGACTATTTTGGATCGGCCCGAAGTGCGGCAGCAGATTTTAGCGACGGCAAATATGCCTGCCCAACTCGTAGTGGGTGGGCGGCGATATGTCAGACAATCCGAACCTGCCCCCGACTTGGGGCGGTTTGTGACTGACGGCACTCGGGTCCAAAACCGCGTGATTTTCTGGATGTCGTCCACTCGCGAGCGCCGCTTGCCCCAGCCGATACCCAGCGAAATTTACCTGCTCGATGGTTTCCGCCAATTTATCCCCTATCGCGCCTCTTAGCGCTCAATCGCCATGTCCTCAATCTCCCGCAAAATTTTGTCCGGTTTGACTGCCGACCGATTTCGGCATCCCATTGACGAGCAAGCGACGCGATCGCTCCAACAACTGCCGGGTTTGGGCCTGCTCATCCAAACGCTGATGGCCCCCGCTGCCGAACAAATTTTCTATCTTGACAACATTGCCTCCAGTCTTCAGGTGGGCCCAAAGCAGCTACCCGACTTATTTCGCCTCTTGCTAGATGCCTGCCACATTCTCGATATCGAGCCGCCCCAACTCTATGTCAAACAAAACCCCAGCCCCAATGCCTATACGTTTGCGATGCAGGGCAAACAACCCTTTATCGTCGTTCACACATCGCTACTAGATCTGTTAGAGCCACTGGAAGTGCAAGCGGTGCTGGCCCACGAGTTGGGCCATCTCAAGTGCAACCACGGCGTCTATCTCACCATGGCCAATATTCTGATGCTATCGGCCAGCTTGATTCCGTTTGGAACCTTGCTGCAGCAGTCGCTGCAGGAGCAGCTAATGCAGTGGGTGCAATGTGCGGAATTTAGTTGCGATCGCGCGGCGCTGTTGGTCGCGCAGGAATCTAAAACGGTGGTGTCGGTGTTGATGAAACTATGTGGCGGTTCTCCTCAACTGTCATCGCAGCTGAATGTGGACGCCTTTTTGGAGCAAGCCCGCACCTACAGCGAACTCGATCGCGACGACTGGCAAGTGATGCTGAAACGATTGCAGAATGCAGGGCGATCGCACCCCGTTCCCGTTCTGCGCGCTCGCGAAATCGATCGCTGGTTCCGCAGCAACACTTACGAACAACTCATGTCCGCTTAAAGGGGCGAGCGATGCAAATGTCAGGGACTGGCCTCACCGCCAGTGGGAAGCCATTCAGATGCGGTATTGAATAAATTCACTGCTGCTTCCCAAATGCTGATGGGAGTAACGCCAAAGATAATAAAGAGTAGTAGGAGCAATACGAGCACGCTCAAAGCCGAAAAAATCGTACTTTTGAGCACCCGCACAGCCCAAACCACCGCAACGATGGTAATTGCAAGCGCAGCTAGTGCTGCGATGGTTTCCATTGACATGCCCCACACTCGCGAACCCACTCGATCGCAGCTTATCAGAGGGGCTCTGCCCCATTGAAGGGGAATTCAAACCGGCCCGTGCCTCAGCAGAACTGGGAGGAACCATCCGACACTGCATCTGCCTTCTGTAGCAGCCATACTTGCCAGTCTCCGTCTAAGCAAATATCCTGCCGAGGATCGCCGCTAAAATAGACCACCTGCCCGTTTTGACTGATGCAAAACAGCACCGCTCCCCATTCGGCTGTCAACTTAGACACCTTAAACGGACCGTCTCGATAGGCTTGCAAGTATTCGCCATCCAGCGCCGATACGCTGGGCACATCTCGGCCGCAGTGACGGAGCAGAATATTGATGCGACGGTTGACATCGTTCGGAGTCATGTCAGTCGAAGGGAATGCGCCATCTCAACTTCCCCAACACTTACGTAGAACTTGATTGTGGCACCTGACTCAGAGCAAAACTGCGATCGGTCGAACAGAGTTTGTTGCAATCGCAGACTTTGATGGGAAGTTTGGTTGCCCATTGGCCCCCGACCTAACCTCCCTCGTTCCCACTCGGATGCGAGTAGTCTTGGTTCGCTTTTTATAGTGAATGTTTTGCAACAGATCTCATTTTGCAAAACGTTACAACACCTGGCGTTCGCGCTGGCAATAATGGGGAAAATTCACAGGGGAAGACCCCTTCTAGCCTTTTTCTTTAGGTCAACAGAGAGGCGCTCTCGCCGATCGATGCACAATTCCATACACTAGAATTGCGTTCTACTTCCTCTAGGGGCGTATTTGACAAATCTCGTCAAATATCTGGCTAGCCAGCTCATCAGTAAAGTTATTTCGCAACCGCTCTTGACTCTGTTTTTATCCGCGAGACTCAGAATGCAATGGGGGCTGCGATCGCTGCCTGTCCGTTTGATGTTGGCTTTTGCCGGACTGGCGATCGCTTCCATTAGCGCAGTCACCTATCTATCCGTCAATC is from Synechococcus sp. PCC 7336 and encodes:
- a CDS encoding M48 family metallopeptidase, whose amino-acid sequence is MPSFLTSLFHQSKQPVSNKRTHTRHIYRRLVSTAVATIAAAATITAPPANAIDFGRLLFNGLRAIQLSNISERQEIELGRDINNQLVRSGEFQIETNPQLVNRVNRIGRRLVPHTDRPDLPFTIQVVRDNSINAFATTGGFVYITTGTLRAADNEAQIASVLAHEMAHITERHVVEQMRRSTLAQAGAQALGVDNSALAALGVELGIRRPRSRAAEYEADAEGLDILAQAGYDPNAMPQFLSKLLGASSPPAFVSTHPHTEDRIERLNAMIAQRFPNQSQRATRVEVLR
- a CDS encoding M48 family metallopeptidase, whose translation is MSSISRKILSGLTADRFRHPIDEQATRSLQQLPGLGLLIQTLMAPAAEQIFYLDNIASSLQVGPKQLPDLFRLLLDACHILDIEPPQLYVKQNPSPNAYTFAMQGKQPFIVVHTSLLDLLEPLEVQAVLAHELGHLKCNHGVYLTMANILMLSASLIPFGTLLQQSLQEQLMQWVQCAEFSCDRAALLVAQESKTVVSVLMKLCGGSPQLSSQLNVDAFLEQARTYSELDRDDWQVMLKRLQNAGRSHPVPVLRAREIDRWFRSNTYEQLMSA
- a CDS encoding DUF262 domain-containing protein — its product is MATMNFNTTNSTFRQLLGNGLTYRVPPFQRDYSWTEDEWEDLWQDILGLFDEDGEPAHYMGYLVLQSSDSKQFDIIDGQQRMTTLSVAILAGLAYLEDLVKANLDADKNRRRKDQLQNSYIGYVDPVSLVPRSKLELNRHNNRFYQTYLVPLAPIPRRGLNASEHLLRKAFEWFKTRFKTKCGTQINSGENFTAMLDTLVDKLFFTVITVTDELNAFTVFETLNARGVRLSATDLLKNYLFSLISTQETHETELKALEDFWERIVGLLGSESFPEFLRVFWNSRNKLVRKSDLFKTIRRRLTTREQAFELVRDLDRFAAIYAALRDPQDANWEIEERAALQQLQMFNVRQPLAMLMACYHKFFDGDRPTFRRIVRAISVISFRYNIICSLPTNEQERLYNEIAYKVSDETYRTDKEVLAALKEVYPEDGPFKAAFADKQLRTGNSRNRKIVRYILFEIEKQKYEHAFDFESVTYNLEHILPENPSATWDYIDEVKQDRLIYRLGNITPLETNKNQDLANQGYDVKRPIYEKSNFQMTQAIAKHYETWDEQTIESRQKKLANVAAGIWHIEFPPMRHQRSTSTRVARCD